In Nonomuraea sp. NBC_00507, the following are encoded in one genomic region:
- a CDS encoding ABC transporter substrate-binding protein has protein sequence MKKVAAAGFAAALSVVIAGCGSGGSGSDKSTVTLWMYPVIADQAGNKAFWDKVEKDFEAKNPAIDVTIDQQPWDGRQEKVTTALASKKGFDLVVLGPDQIPQYAQQGTLEPVDDVIAADKSAYLPNALTALTVSGKLYGVPIYQTITAPIYNKKLFADAGVTKVPETLAELKEAAPKLAAKKVAILDYPGKPEVSLNQSFYPILWANGGSVFSPDGKSVTINSQQGIDSLQFLLDLKAVGGLPENTASKSNDVEGGALAAGKTAMYHAATALNAEQLGAAIGAENVGVGLPLEGSKRVAFGIPGGLVVAKHSANKDAAKKFAGYIASPEVAASLAKESGFFSARTDVTIPDQLATSKEFAKSLQYAYPGDAHPKARQVMAMISAHIQAALIGKEDAKTALDAAAKEGNELLATGG, from the coding sequence ATGAAGAAGGTAGCGGCAGCCGGCTTCGCGGCCGCCCTCAGCGTCGTGATCGCCGGGTGCGGATCCGGTGGCTCGGGTTCGGACAAGAGCACGGTGACGCTCTGGATGTATCCCGTGATCGCGGACCAGGCCGGGAACAAGGCGTTCTGGGACAAGGTCGAGAAGGACTTCGAGGCCAAGAACCCCGCGATCGACGTCACGATCGACCAGCAGCCCTGGGACGGCCGTCAGGAGAAGGTCACCACGGCGCTGGCCTCCAAGAAGGGCTTCGACCTGGTCGTGCTCGGCCCGGACCAGATCCCGCAGTACGCCCAGCAGGGCACACTGGAGCCCGTGGACGACGTGATCGCCGCCGACAAGAGCGCCTACCTGCCCAACGCGCTCACCGCGCTGACGGTGAGCGGCAAGCTCTACGGCGTGCCCATCTACCAGACGATCACCGCCCCCATCTACAACAAGAAGCTCTTCGCCGACGCGGGCGTCACCAAGGTGCCGGAAACGCTGGCCGAGCTGAAGGAGGCCGCACCCAAGCTGGCCGCCAAGAAGGTGGCCATCCTCGACTACCCCGGCAAACCCGAGGTCTCGCTCAACCAGAGCTTCTATCCCATCCTGTGGGCCAACGGCGGCTCGGTGTTCTCGCCCGACGGCAAGAGCGTGACCATCAACAGCCAGCAGGGCATCGACAGCCTGCAGTTCCTGCTCGACCTGAAGGCGGTCGGCGGCCTGCCTGAAAACACCGCCAGCAAGAGCAACGACGTCGAGGGCGGCGCGCTCGCCGCCGGCAAGACCGCGATGTACCACGCGGCCACGGCACTCAACGCCGAGCAGCTCGGCGCCGCCATCGGCGCGGAGAACGTGGGCGTCGGCCTGCCGCTGGAAGGCAGCAAGCGGGTCGCGTTCGGCATCCCGGGCGGCCTGGTCGTGGCCAAGCACTCCGCGAACAAGGACGCGGCCAAGAAGTTCGCCGGCTACATCGCCTCTCCCGAGGTGGCCGCGTCGCTGGCCAAGGAGTCCGGCTTCTTCTCCGCGCGTACCGACGTGACGATCCCCGACCAGTTGGCGACCTCCAAGGAGTTCGCCAAGTCGCTGCAGTACGCCTACCCCGGCGACGCCCACCCCAAGGCCCGCCAGGTCATGGCGATGATCTCGGCCCACATCCAGGCGGCGCTGATCGGCAAGGAGGACGCCAAGACAGCCCTGGACGCCGCCGCCAAGGAGGGCAACGAGCTGCTGGCCACCGGCGGCTGA
- a CDS encoding DegT/DnrJ/EryC1/StrS family aminotransferase, translating to MTLHFPNMAEPAGRTLGDEEVAALDRVIRSGMLNSVWGTEARTLEREVAELYGSRHAIACASGTAALHLSVVAAAPDPGDEIITTPITDFGTVAPILAQNAVPVFADVDPSDGNLDPDAVAALIGPRTRAIMAVHLFGAPARIGALRALADEHGLTLIEDCAQAWLTELPGGGRYAGTAGHVGTLSLQQWKHITCGDGGLAITGDDELARRMRLFADKGWDRAAGRSHESLGLNYRMTELQAAVARAQLEKLPGVVESRRRTAVELIEALRRMDPGSGATIRPARPDGSQVEIGLPRPDGHAWWLFPLVLPGGDAPELAAHLSAAGIPARSGYLKEPLNQAPLWDRPVYGASRYPLEGYRPAPCPEAERLVGSTLLIIDWNEHYTSEHVKVIADAIASYPGKA from the coding sequence GTGACCCTGCACTTTCCCAACATGGCCGAACCCGCAGGCCGCACGCTCGGCGACGAGGAGGTGGCGGCGCTGGATCGGGTCATCCGCTCCGGCATGCTCAACTCCGTGTGGGGGACCGAGGCGCGGACGCTCGAACGCGAGGTCGCCGAGCTTTATGGCTCCCGCCATGCGATCGCGTGCGCGTCCGGCACCGCGGCCCTCCACCTGTCGGTCGTGGCGGCGGCGCCGGATCCCGGTGACGAGATCATCACGACGCCGATCACGGACTTCGGGACCGTGGCCCCCATCTTGGCGCAGAACGCCGTTCCTGTCTTCGCCGACGTCGATCCGTCCGACGGCAACCTCGATCCGGACGCCGTGGCCGCGCTCATCGGGCCGCGCACCCGCGCGATCATGGCGGTGCACCTGTTCGGCGCGCCCGCCCGGATCGGCGCGCTGCGCGCCCTGGCGGACGAGCACGGCCTCACGCTCATCGAGGACTGCGCCCAGGCCTGGCTGACCGAGCTGCCCGGCGGCGGCCGGTACGCGGGCACGGCCGGCCACGTGGGAACCTTGAGCCTGCAGCAGTGGAAGCACATCACCTGCGGCGACGGCGGCCTGGCCATCACCGGCGACGACGAGCTCGCCAGGCGCATGCGGCTGTTCGCGGACAAGGGATGGGACCGGGCCGCGGGCCGTTCCCACGAGAGCCTGGGCCTGAACTACCGGATGACCGAGCTGCAGGCCGCGGTGGCCCGGGCCCAGCTCGAGAAACTGCCGGGAGTCGTGGAGTCCAGGCGCCGCACCGCCGTGGAGCTCATCGAGGCGTTGCGCAGGATGGACCCGGGGAGCGGGGCCACGATACGGCCGGCCCGGCCGGACGGATCCCAGGTCGAGATCGGGCTGCCCCGGCCGGACGGGCACGCCTGGTGGTTGTTCCCGCTCGTCCTGCCCGGCGGGGACGCGCCCGAGCTGGCAGCGCACCTGAGCGCGGCCGGGATTCCGGCACGGTCCGGTTATCTGAAGGAGCCCCTCAACCAGGCCCCGCTGTGGGACAGGCCGGTTTACGGCGCCTCCCGCTACCCCCTCGAGGGCTACCGTCCCGCCCCCTGTCCCGAGGCCGAACGGCTGGTCGGCAGCACGCTCCTGATCATCGACTGGAACGAGCACTACACGTCGGAGCACGTCAAGGTCATCGCCGACGCCATCGCGAGCTATCCCGGCAAGGCGTAG
- a CDS encoding dihydrodipicolinate synthase family protein, whose amino-acid sequence MSTTIDPQAALLRDRLRGALVAAALTPMTQAGEVDLDLAEAYFQRLVASGADALAVLAHTGRGPFLPPDVRGGIIDRARRVGVPIIVGIGGTPPPAADTADRRDGRLRDGAAPGGGLPGRVRAGDGAGAAAVEPGAEADARMAAELGADGVLVFPSPGDRVALHEVVWAAAGLPMIAFDLYTQPCPPATLRRILHLPGVAGLKTALLSDAMGCQETIALTREAGRLAITGEDRMFGPSLLWGAEAALVGIAAASVETTAAVMRAFEGDDLRGFEKASARLDRLAAVTFTGPMEGYVQRMFWLAAAEGLIPESHAHDPYGPAIPDGERAEVLAAAS is encoded by the coding sequence ATGAGTACGACGATCGACCCGCAGGCCGCGCTGCTCCGTGACCGCCTGCGCGGGGCCCTGGTGGCCGCCGCGCTGACGCCGATGACGCAGGCGGGGGAGGTGGACCTCGACCTCGCGGAGGCGTACTTCCAGCGGCTGGTCGCCTCGGGCGCCGACGCCCTGGCCGTCCTCGCCCACACCGGCCGCGGCCCCTTCCTGCCTCCTGACGTCCGCGGCGGCATCATCGACCGCGCCCGCCGCGTGGGCGTCCCGATCATCGTCGGCATCGGCGGTACCCCACCGCCCGCCGCCGACACCGCTGACAGGCGCGATGGCCGGCTGCGGGACGGCGCAGCTCCGGGTGGCGGCCTGCCGGGCCGCGTTCGAGCCGGCGACGGGGCCGGAGCGGCAGCGGTCGAGCCGGGTGCGGAGGCCGACGCGCGGATGGCGGCCGAGCTCGGGGCCGACGGGGTGCTGGTGTTCCCGTCGCCGGGGGATCGGGTGGCGCTGCACGAGGTGGTGTGGGCGGCCGCCGGGCTGCCGATGATCGCGTTCGACCTGTACACGCAGCCGTGCCCGCCCGCCACACTCCGCCGCATCCTGCACCTGCCCGGCGTCGCCGGGCTCAAGACGGCGCTGTTGTCGGACGCGATGGGATGCCAGGAGACGATCGCCCTCACCCGGGAGGCCGGCAGGCTGGCGATCACCGGCGAGGACCGCATGTTCGGCCCGTCGCTCCTGTGGGGCGCGGAGGCGGCGCTGGTGGGCATCGCCGCCGCGTCGGTGGAGACGACGGCGGCCGTGATGCGCGCGTTCGAGGGCGACGACCTGCGCGGTTTCGAGAAGGCGTCCGCACGGCTGGACCGCCTGGCCGCGGTCACGTTCACCGGCCCTATGGAGGGGTACGTCCAGCGCATGTTCTGGCTGGCCGCCGCGGAGGGCCTGATCCCCGAGTCCCACGCTCACGACCCGTACGGACCGGCCATCCCGGACGGGGAGCGCGCCGAGGTCCTGGCGGCCGCCTCCTAG
- a CDS encoding dihydrodipicolinate synthase family protein, which produces MLGTAPQAQTSVRDLFRRGLVIPAHPLALTEDRKLDEGRQRALTRYYVEAGAGGLAVGVHTTQFAIHGTGLLAPVLELAAGTARESGREVVLVAGATGPTAQAVAEAELARSLGYHMVLLSPYRELDEDGLIERARAVGDVLPVIGFYLQPAVGGRPLSRDFWTRLAAIESVVGVKVAPFDRYRTLDVLHGVVRAGRAGEVALYTGNDDHILADLITSHRVVVDGREVQVEFVGGLLGQWAVWVRRAVELLEEATLARSGDDAAVRRLLGLDGHLTDANAAIFDSANGFRGCIPGIHEVLRRQGLLAGRWCLDPAEELSPGQLAEIDRIWAAYPWLRDDDFVAQGLDRWLA; this is translated from the coding sequence GTGCTCGGCACGGCTCCGCAGGCGCAGACGTCTGTGCGCGACCTGTTCAGGCGCGGTCTGGTGATTCCGGCGCATCCTCTGGCCCTGACCGAGGACAGGAAGCTGGACGAGGGGCGCCAGCGCGCGCTGACGCGCTACTACGTCGAGGCCGGTGCGGGCGGGCTGGCGGTGGGCGTGCACACCACGCAGTTCGCCATCCACGGCACCGGCCTGCTGGCGCCCGTGCTCGAACTGGCCGCCGGCACGGCCAGGGAGTCCGGGCGCGAGGTGGTGCTGGTGGCCGGCGCGACCGGGCCCACGGCGCAGGCGGTGGCGGAGGCGGAGCTGGCCAGGTCGCTCGGCTATCACATGGTGCTGCTCAGCCCGTACCGGGAGCTCGACGAGGACGGGCTGATCGAGCGGGCGCGGGCCGTGGGCGACGTGCTGCCGGTGATCGGCTTCTACCTGCAACCCGCGGTGGGCGGACGCCCTCTGTCGCGCGATTTCTGGACGAGGCTGGCAGCGATCGAGTCCGTGGTGGGCGTCAAGGTCGCGCCCTTCGACCGCTACCGCACCCTCGACGTGCTGCACGGCGTCGTGCGGGCGGGCCGGGCCGGGGAGGTGGCGCTCTACACGGGCAACGACGACCACATCCTGGCCGATCTCATCACCTCACACCGGGTGGTCGTGGACGGGCGCGAGGTGCAGGTGGAGTTCGTCGGCGGCCTGCTCGGCCAGTGGGCCGTCTGGGTGCGGCGCGCGGTGGAACTGCTGGAGGAAGCCACGCTGGCCCGGTCGGGAGACGACGCGGCGGTACGCCGGCTGCTCGGCCTCGACGGCCACCTCACCGACGCCAACGCGGCCATCTTCGACTCCGCGAACGGCTTCCGCGGCTGCATCCCGGGCATCCATGAGGTGCTGCGCCGCCAGGGGCTGCTGGCGGGCCGCTGGTGCCTGGACCCCGCGGAGGAACTGTCGCCGGGGCAGCTGGCGGAGATCGACCGCATCTGGGCCGCCTACCCATGGCTGCGTGACGACGACTTCGTGGCCCAAGGGCTGGACCGGTGGCTCGCCTGA
- a CDS encoding carbohydrate ABC transporter permease, translating to MRHRLRDPVTGLLFVLPMLVLFLIFRIFPTLGAAGMSLTNWNIGGEWSFIGADNYTRLVNDPNFWSSLRATLVYTVIYVPLVMAVSLCTALLLNSIVFMRGLFRGMLFLPYVTSFVFAGIIWRWIYEFDGLINGMLAKLDLGPVGFMERSELVLPALALVSCWKGFGYSMLILLAGLKAIPGSYLEAAKVDGAGPWQRFRGITLPLLKPALFFVLVIETIASFQVFDTIYVMTGGGPAKASYTLIYGIFERGFRFWEFGYAATWGMVLFAIVLVVSLIQRRFVGKENT from the coding sequence GTGCGCCATCGCCTGCGTGACCCGGTCACGGGACTGCTGTTCGTCCTCCCCATGCTCGTGCTGTTCCTGATCTTCAGGATCTTCCCCACACTCGGCGCGGCGGGCATGAGCCTGACGAACTGGAACATCGGCGGCGAGTGGAGCTTCATCGGCGCCGACAACTACACGCGGCTGGTGAACGACCCGAACTTCTGGTCCAGCCTGCGGGCCACGCTGGTGTACACCGTCATCTACGTGCCGCTGGTCATGGCCGTCTCGCTCTGCACGGCGCTGCTGCTCAACTCGATCGTCTTCATGCGCGGGCTGTTCCGCGGCATGCTCTTCCTGCCGTACGTGACCAGCTTCGTCTTCGCCGGGATCATCTGGCGCTGGATCTACGAGTTCGACGGCCTGATCAACGGCATGCTGGCCAAGCTGGACCTCGGACCCGTCGGCTTCATGGAACGCTCGGAGCTGGTGCTGCCCGCCCTGGCCCTCGTCTCGTGCTGGAAGGGCTTCGGCTACTCGATGCTGATCCTGCTCGCCGGGTTGAAGGCCATTCCGGGCTCGTACCTGGAGGCGGCCAAGGTCGACGGCGCCGGGCCCTGGCAGCGCTTCCGCGGCATCACGCTGCCCCTGCTCAAGCCCGCGCTCTTCTTCGTGCTGGTGATCGAGACGATCGCCTCGTTCCAGGTCTTCGACACGATCTACGTGATGACCGGCGGCGGGCCCGCCAAGGCCAGCTACACCCTGATCTACGGCATTTTCGAACGTGGCTTCAGGTTCTGGGAGTTCGGCTACGCGGCCACCTGGGGGATGGTGCTCTTCGCCATTGTGCTGGTCGTCTCGCTGATCCAGCGGCGCTTCGTCGGCAAGGAGAACACCTGA
- a CDS encoding carbohydrate ABC transporter permease translates to MTLTATRPAATRVRTGATPRRPGRRWALYALLSAMSLLTLGPFIAMVIVALSPRGEPTVPAQWPDSLTLDNITQVLSASGFAEWTLNSLIYSAVSVVIILLTASMAGYAFAKKRFPGRDTMLWTFLATMMVPFQATLIPLYVLVSDFGGADTFWGLIVPTLANSQAVFLMRQFILGLPDELFDAAKVDGASELRIYWTIVVPLTKPILATLGVFVFLWHWNDFLWPLVISQSDATRTLTVGLTVLKTEELQWSMLMSSAAISAVPCLLVFFLLQRYLVNSIAMTGLK, encoded by the coding sequence ATGACGCTGACGGCCACGCGCCCCGCCGCCACCCGGGTCCGGACGGGCGCCACGCCGCGCCGGCCCGGCCGGAGGTGGGCCCTCTACGCGCTGCTCTCGGCCATGTCGCTGCTGACCCTGGGCCCGTTCATCGCCATGGTGATCGTGGCGCTCTCGCCCAGAGGCGAGCCGACCGTGCCCGCGCAGTGGCCGGACTCGCTCACCCTCGACAACATCACACAGGTCCTGAGCGCCTCCGGGTTCGCCGAGTGGACGCTCAACTCGCTGATCTACTCGGCCGTCTCCGTGGTGATCATCCTGCTCACCGCGTCGATGGCGGGCTACGCGTTCGCGAAGAAACGCTTCCCCGGTCGCGACACCATGTTGTGGACGTTCCTCGCCACGATGATGGTGCCGTTCCAGGCCACGCTCATCCCGCTGTACGTGCTCGTGTCCGACTTCGGCGGCGCGGACACCTTCTGGGGGCTGATCGTCCCGACACTGGCCAACTCCCAGGCGGTCTTCCTGATGCGGCAGTTCATCCTGGGGCTGCCCGACGAGCTGTTCGACGCGGCCAAGGTGGACGGGGCCTCGGAGCTGCGCATCTACTGGACGATCGTGGTGCCGCTGACCAAGCCGATCCTGGCCACGTTGGGGGTGTTCGTCTTCCTGTGGCACTGGAACGACTTCCTGTGGCCCCTGGTGATCTCGCAGAGCGACGCCACCCGGACGCTGACCGTCGGTCTGACGGTGCTCAAGACGGAGGAACTGCAGTGGTCCATGCTGATGTCCTCCGCGGCCATCTCGGCGGTGCCATGCCTGCTGGTGTTCTTCCTGCTGCAGCGCTATCTGGTCAACAGCATCGCGATGACCGGCCTGAAGTGA
- a CDS encoding amidohydrolase family protein — translation MIIDVHAHWGPWFFTMDVAGANLTAMDRFGINLSIVSATEAVIYDAPAGNRALAAWLDTQDRHLGYVTINPRRPADAERDLRAYLPTGKFVGVKIHTDYTRSPASSPQTREALAMVAEAGVPALVHTWGATVLDLAQTCLDTPGLRVIAGHMGADGYAHAIEAANACDRLYLEPCYSHAPAGRIARVAAAVDRTRLLFGTDSTLIDPASAFGAVAAADLDPETAELVAWRNAAQLFDLDITA, via the coding sequence ATGATCATCGACGTGCACGCCCACTGGGGCCCGTGGTTCTTCACCATGGACGTCGCCGGAGCCAACCTGACCGCCATGGACCGCTTCGGAATCAACCTGTCCATCGTCTCGGCCACCGAAGCGGTGATCTACGACGCCCCGGCGGGCAACCGGGCCCTGGCCGCGTGGCTGGACACCCAGGACCGCCACCTCGGATATGTCACCATCAATCCCCGCAGACCGGCCGACGCCGAGCGAGACCTGCGCGCATACCTGCCCACCGGTAAGTTCGTCGGCGTCAAGATCCACACCGACTACACGCGATCGCCCGCCTCCTCGCCCCAGACGCGGGAGGCGCTGGCCATGGTCGCGGAGGCGGGCGTGCCCGCGCTCGTCCACACCTGGGGCGCCACGGTGCTGGACCTGGCCCAGACCTGCCTGGACACGCCAGGCCTGCGAGTCATCGCGGGACACATGGGCGCCGACGGCTACGCCCATGCCATCGAGGCCGCGAACGCCTGCGACCGCCTCTACCTGGAGCCCTGCTACTCCCACGCCCCCGCCGGCCGCATCGCGCGGGTGGCGGCCGCCGTGGACCGCACACGACTGCTCTTCGGCACCGACTCGACCCTCATCGACCCGGCCTCGGCGTTCGGGGCGGTGGCGGCGGCGGACCTCGACCCGGAGACGGCCGAGCTGGTCGCGTGGCGGAACGCCGCCCAGCTCTTCGATCTAGACATTACGGCCTAG
- a CDS encoding NAD-dependent epimerase/dehydratase family protein: protein MRTTAELEERLARPTAGLVDDLGKLEGDIMILGAGGKLGPSLVRLALNAVQGERRIIAVSRFSEPGLAQALQDEGATVVAADVADERALRELPDAPNVVFLVGAKFGTQGREHATWFTNAYLPGRVADRFAGSRIAALSTGNVYPLVPVTGGGSTEDSPTGPVGDYAMSCLGRERVLTHFAETNRTPMSLIRLNYAVELRYGVLVDLAQKVLAGTPIDLATGQVNVVWQGYANEVALRSLLLADVPPYVLNVTGPELISVRQAARALGAALGKEPVFTGEEAPTALLSNASRCHRLFGYPELTPAELIEHTARWVAGGGPLLGKPTKFERRDGRF from the coding sequence GTGCGGACGACAGCGGAACTCGAGGAGCGGCTGGCACGGCCGACGGCCGGGCTCGTCGACGATCTGGGCAAGCTCGAAGGCGACATCATGATCCTCGGCGCGGGCGGCAAGCTCGGCCCCAGCCTGGTACGCCTGGCCTTGAACGCGGTCCAGGGCGAGCGGCGGATCATCGCGGTGTCCCGCTTCTCCGAGCCGGGCCTCGCCCAGGCGCTCCAGGACGAGGGCGCCACCGTGGTCGCCGCGGACGTCGCCGACGAGCGGGCGCTGCGCGAGCTGCCGGACGCGCCCAACGTGGTGTTCCTGGTCGGCGCCAAGTTCGGCACGCAGGGCCGCGAGCACGCCACCTGGTTCACCAACGCCTACCTGCCGGGCCGCGTCGCCGACCGGTTCGCCGGCAGCAGGATCGCCGCGCTGTCCACCGGGAACGTCTACCCCCTCGTCCCCGTCACCGGCGGCGGCAGCACCGAGGACTCGCCCACCGGGCCCGTGGGCGACTACGCGATGAGCTGCCTGGGCAGGGAGCGCGTGCTGACGCACTTCGCCGAGACGAACCGCACGCCCATGTCGCTGATCCGCCTCAACTACGCGGTCGAGCTTCGCTACGGCGTGCTCGTCGACCTCGCCCAGAAGGTGCTCGCGGGCACGCCCATCGACCTCGCGACGGGCCAGGTGAACGTGGTCTGGCAGGGCTACGCCAACGAGGTCGCGCTCCGGTCGCTGCTGCTCGCCGACGTGCCGCCGTACGTGCTCAACGTCACGGGCCCCGAGCTGATCTCGGTCCGGCAGGCGGCGCGGGCGCTCGGCGCGGCGCTCGGCAAGGAGCCGGTGTTCACCGGCGAGGAGGCGCCGACGGCGCTGCTGTCGAACGCCTCCCGATGCCATCGCCTGTTCGGCTACCCCGAGCTGACCCCCGCCGAGCTGATCGAGCACACGGCGCGCTGGGTCGCCGGCGGCGGTCCGCTGCTGGGCAAGCCCACCAAGTTCGAACGCCGCGACGGACGCTTCTGA
- a CDS encoding amidohydrolase family protein: protein MTAFDASKLVGELEVTLDVDVLVGAYPDRDGPPGTPRSVLDTLAAHRIRVGAVASLRAALFDMRSGNDEVLAMAAGDDAGDDAGDDAGDDAGDDEILALASDDAETGRDPAVVPVGTVDLRDPIGAVREIDRLAELGVKAIRLFPDEQGVEAGFPSVRHVARKAAGLGLVVLTGGDVRRFWQPFSGLDAKVVFLDTHFYHLGDFLVVAADEPGFHTSTRLLNSPDALETVPPDRLLYGSRTPHYEPVVSLLRLATSGLKPDEIAAVAGGNARRLLG, encoded by the coding sequence GTGACGGCGTTCGACGCAAGCAAGCTGGTCGGCGAGCTCGAGGTGACTCTCGACGTGGATGTCCTGGTCGGCGCCTACCCGGACCGCGACGGCCCGCCGGGCACGCCCCGGTCGGTGCTGGACACCCTGGCCGCACACCGCATCCGGGTGGGTGCGGTCGCGTCCTTGCGTGCCGCCCTGTTCGACATGCGGTCGGGCAATGACGAGGTCCTGGCCATGGCCGCCGGCGACGACGCCGGGGACGACGCCGGGGACGACGCCGGGGACGACGCCGGGGACGACGAGATCCTGGCCCTGGCGAGCGACGACGCCGAGACCGGCCGCGACCCGGCGGTCGTCCCGGTGGGGACCGTGGATCTGCGCGACCCCATCGGCGCCGTACGGGAGATCGACCGGCTCGCCGAGCTGGGCGTGAAGGCCATCAGGCTCTTCCCCGACGAGCAGGGCGTCGAGGCGGGATTTCCCTCGGTCCGCCACGTCGCCAGGAAGGCGGCCGGGCTCGGTCTCGTCGTGCTGACCGGCGGGGACGTGCGGCGCTTCTGGCAGCCGTTCTCCGGGCTGGACGCCAAGGTCGTCTTCCTCGACACCCACTTCTACCACTTGGGCGACTTCCTCGTCGTCGCCGCCGACGAGCCCGGCTTCCACACCTCGACCCGCCTGCTCAACTCCCCCGACGCGCTGGAGACCGTGCCGCCGGACCGGCTCCTGTACGGCTCCCGCACCCCTCACTACGAGCCCGTCGTCTCCCTGCTGCGCCTGGCGACGAGCGGGCTGAAGCCGGATGAGATCGCCGCCGTGGCGGGCGGCAACGCGAGGAGGCTGCTCGGATGA
- a CDS encoding amidohydrolase family protein, producing MILDAHGHLGPWPDFLIPDQSAAGMVALMDRLGIDAIGISHLLAVGPDAEAGNRLAFAAAERHPGRFGVWQVYNPHQRNRLTDQGVWGVKIHPDVHQCPLDDRRYDPVWELGLPVLAHGQTDSPWSDPERFVTVARRHPGTPLLLGHAGLWPYGFARAAELIREHPNVLLEICGSKMTGRWIARLAAQVGADRVVYGSDACFLDLRIGFGRVALAPLDDADRALIQGGNLARVLEGRLT from the coding sequence GTGATCCTCGACGCGCACGGCCACCTCGGTCCCTGGCCCGACTTCCTCATCCCCGACCAGTCGGCCGCCGGCATGGTCGCCCTGATGGACCGCCTCGGCATCGACGCGATCGGCATCAGCCATCTGCTCGCCGTCGGCCCCGACGCCGAGGCGGGCAACCGGCTGGCCTTCGCCGCGGCCGAGCGGCACCCCGGCCGGTTCGGCGTGTGGCAGGTCTACAACCCCCACCAGCGCAACAGGCTCACCGACCAGGGCGTCTGGGGCGTCAAGATCCATCCCGATGTGCATCAGTGCCCTCTCGACGACCGCCGCTACGACCCCGTCTGGGAGCTGGGCCTGCCCGTGCTCGCCCACGGCCAGACCGACTCGCCGTGGAGCGACCCCGAGCGGTTCGTCACCGTGGCGCGGCGCCACCCCGGCACACCGCTGCTGCTCGGACACGCCGGGCTCTGGCCGTACGGCTTCGCCCGCGCCGCCGAGCTGATCCGCGAGCACCCGAACGTCCTCCTCGAGATCTGCGGCTCCAAGATGACCGGACGATGGATCGCCCGCCTGGCCGCCCAGGTCGGCGCCGACCGCGTCGTCTACGGCTCCGACGCCTGCTTCCTCGACCTGCGGATCGGCTTCGGCCGTGTCGCCCTCGCTCCGCTCGACG
- a CDS encoding amidohydrolase family protein — protein sequence MPDLVVDAHRLIGPVPFDDLPEDPRPEMDRLGIHQAYVTHTLALHSDVRAGNEALLGLDDPRLVPVPVLLPDSFEPVPDWDVPMVRLCPARHRFELTGPTALRWLAALGVTAAIDFEETSPGHLLTLARELPEQRILLLNPGYRRLRAIAELMTAIPNLWLEIGTVNTQRGVEWLAGHFGAERLVFGTGAPVMDDCGPRFLLDHLELPEADVAVIASGGSLL from the coding sequence ATGCCGGATCTCGTCGTGGACGCCCACCGGCTCATCGGCCCCGTACCCTTCGACGACCTGCCGGAGGACCCGCGGCCGGAGATGGACCGGCTCGGCATCCACCAGGCTTACGTGACCCACACCCTCGCCCTCCACTCCGACGTCCGCGCCGGTAACGAGGCGCTGCTCGGCCTCGACGACCCCCGGCTCGTCCCGGTCCCCGTGCTGCTGCCCGATTCCTTCGAGCCGGTGCCGGACTGGGACGTGCCCATGGTCAGGCTCTGCCCGGCTCGGCACCGCTTCGAGCTGACCGGGCCGACGGCCCTGCGCTGGCTGGCGGCGCTCGGCGTGACGGCGGCCATCGACTTCGAGGAGACCTCGCCAGGGCACCTGCTCACCCTCGCCAGAGAGCTGCCCGAGCAGCGCATCCTGCTGCTCAACCCCGGCTACCGGCGGCTGCGCGCGATCGCCGAGCTCATGACCGCGATCCCGAACCTGTGGCTGGAGATCGGCACGGTCAACACCCAGCGCGGCGTCGAGTGGCTGGCCGGCCACTTCGGCGCCGAACGGCTGGTGTTCGGCACCGGCGCCCCCGTCATGGACGACTGCGGCCCCCGCTTCCTCCTCGACCACCTGGAACTGCCGGAGGCCGACGTCGCCGTGATCGCGTCGGGAGGGAGCCTGCTGTGA